One genomic window of Streptomyces sp. NBC_01276 includes the following:
- a CDS encoding ATP-binding protein, with translation MGTNGSTVLEPLRQGLPPVDPTAVSGSASCALPARFEAVRGARSFTRSTLSQWDLDDRFDDVSLVVSELVTNALRHALPDDARGCAGEPEGSVRLHLMRWSTRLVCAVRDPSEERPGGAFAPERTDENCDLESGRGLFLVDAYSDNWGWHPLAGRLTGKVVWALFMLQD, from the coding sequence ATGGGGACGAATGGATCGACCGTGCTAGAGCCGTTACGGCAGGGGCTGCCCCCGGTCGACCCCACGGCTGTCTCCGGGTCCGCCTCCTGCGCCCTGCCCGCCCGCTTCGAGGCGGTGCGCGGGGCCCGCTCGTTCACCCGGTCCACCCTGTCCCAGTGGGACCTGGACGACCGCTTCGACGACGTCTCCCTGGTCGTGTCCGAACTCGTCACCAACGCGCTGCGGCACGCCCTGCCCGACGACGCGCGGGGCTGCGCCGGGGAGCCCGAGGGATCCGTGCGGCTGCACCTGATGCGGTGGAGCACCCGGCTGGTGTGCGCGGTGCGCGACCCCAGCGAGGAGCGGCCGGGCGGCGCGTTCGCACCGGAGCGGACGGACGAGAACTGCGACCTGGAGTCCGGGCGCGGGCTGTTCCTCGTGGACGCCTACAGCGACAACTGGGGCTGGCACCCGCTCGCGGGCAGACTGACCGGCAAGGTCGTCTGGGCGCTCTTCATGCTCCAGGACTGA
- a CDS encoding helix-turn-helix domain-containing protein: protein MGRAGLVTAEASGSVVRRILLGSQLRRLRESRGITREAAGYSIRASESKISRLELGRVSFKARDVEDLLTLYGVTDGAERESLLGLVREANAAGWWHSYGDVLPGWFQTYVGLEGAASLIRIYEVQFIHGLLQTEAYAHAVVQRGMPGAGAAEIDRRVALRLERQKVLVSENAPVFHAVLDEAALRRPYGDRDVMRGQLEHLIDISQRPNVHLQVMPFSFGGHAGESGAFTLLRFPESDLQDIVYLEQLTSALYLDKEEEVGQYSRAMERLQADCPDPDKTRDLLRGLLQLS, encoded by the coding sequence ATGGGGAGGGCAGGACTAGTGACCGCAGAAGCCAGCGGTTCCGTGGTGCGCCGCATCCTCCTGGGCTCACAGCTCAGGCGACTCCGAGAATCCCGCGGCATCACCCGTGAGGCGGCCGGCTACTCGATCCGCGCATCCGAATCGAAGATCAGCCGCTTGGAGTTGGGAAGGGTGAGCTTCAAGGCCAGGGACGTCGAAGACCTCCTGACGCTCTACGGGGTCACGGACGGCGCGGAGCGCGAGTCCCTGCTGGGGCTGGTCCGGGAGGCCAACGCGGCGGGCTGGTGGCACAGTTACGGCGACGTGCTGCCGGGATGGTTCCAGACGTACGTCGGACTGGAGGGCGCGGCCTCCCTCATCCGCATCTACGAGGTGCAGTTCATCCACGGCCTGCTCCAGACGGAGGCGTACGCGCACGCCGTCGTCCAGCGCGGCATGCCCGGCGCGGGCGCCGCCGAGATCGACCGCCGCGTGGCGCTGCGCCTGGAGCGCCAGAAGGTCCTGGTCTCCGAGAACGCGCCGGTCTTCCACGCCGTCCTCGACGAGGCCGCGCTGCGCCGCCCCTACGGCGACCGCGACGTGATGCGCGGGCAGTTGGAACACCTGATCGATATCAGCCAGCGGCCCAACGTGCACCTCCAGGTGATGCCCTTCTCCTTCGGCGGGCACGCGGGCGAGAGCGGAGCCTTCACCCTGCTGCGCTTCCCCGAGTCCGACCTCCAGGACATCGTCTATCTGGAACAGCTCACCAGTGCCCTCTACCTGGACAAAGAAGAGGAAGTGGGGCAGTACTCGCGGGCGATGGAGCGACTCCAGGCCGATTGTCCAGACCCTGACAAGACGCGTGATCTCCTGCGTGGACTGCTCCAACTGTCTTGA
- a CDS encoding aldehyde dehydrogenase family protein, whose product MSIFTDLAHQYIDGEWLAGTGSWDIIDVNPYNGEKLAAITVATVEQVDRAYRAAERAQRDWAATSPYARRTVLERALRITEERHKEIVEAMIDELGGTRPKAEYEVHLAMEFLREAIQLAVRPEGRILPSPVAGKENRVQRLPVGVVAVISPFNFPFLVTMKSVAPALALGNAVLIKPNQNAPVAGGGIIAKIFEDAGLPAGLLNVLVTDIAEIGDAILTHPVPKVISFAGSDRTGRHVGAVAARHFKRTVLELSGNSALVVLDDADVDYAVDAAVFSRFVFQGQVCMAANRILVDASVAEEFTEKFTARVRALKTGDPREADTHIGPLINSFQADALTALVDRAVESGARALVRGSTRGNLVEPTVLAGLPEDSPLLGQEIFGPVALLVVFDGEEEAVRMTNATPYGLSGAVHTRDVERGVRFAQRIETGMIHVNDSTIGDEPLTAFGGEKASGLGRLGGEATVEAFTTQKWISVQHGRTNFPF is encoded by the coding sequence ATGTCGATATTCACCGACCTGGCTCACCAGTACATCGACGGCGAATGGCTGGCCGGCACCGGTTCGTGGGACATCATCGACGTCAACCCGTACAACGGGGAGAAGCTCGCGGCCATCACGGTGGCCACGGTCGAGCAGGTGGACCGGGCCTACCGCGCGGCCGAGCGGGCCCAGCGCGACTGGGCGGCCACCAGCCCCTACGCGAGACGCACCGTCCTCGAACGCGCCCTGCGCATCACCGAGGAACGCCACAAGGAGATCGTCGAGGCGATGATCGACGAGCTCGGCGGGACCCGTCCCAAGGCCGAGTACGAGGTCCACCTCGCGATGGAGTTCCTGCGCGAGGCGATCCAGCTGGCCGTCCGCCCCGAGGGCCGCATCCTGCCCTCGCCGGTCGCGGGCAAGGAGAACCGGGTCCAGCGCCTCCCGGTCGGGGTCGTCGCCGTGATCAGCCCCTTCAACTTCCCCTTCCTGGTCACCATGAAGTCGGTCGCCCCGGCGCTGGCGCTGGGCAACGCCGTCCTGATCAAGCCGAACCAGAACGCCCCGGTCGCGGGCGGCGGGATCATCGCCAAGATCTTCGAGGACGCGGGGCTGCCCGCCGGACTCCTCAACGTCCTGGTCACCGACATCGCCGAGATAGGCGACGCGATCCTCACCCACCCCGTCCCGAAGGTCATCTCCTTCGCCGGGTCCGACCGCACCGGCCGGCACGTCGGCGCCGTCGCCGCCCGCCACTTCAAGCGGACCGTCCTGGAACTGAGCGGCAACAGTGCCCTCGTCGTCCTCGACGACGCCGACGTCGACTACGCGGTGGACGCGGCCGTCTTCAGCCGCTTCGTCTTCCAGGGCCAGGTCTGCATGGCCGCCAACCGGATCCTCGTCGACGCCTCCGTGGCCGAGGAGTTCACGGAGAAGTTCACCGCCCGGGTCCGCGCCCTGAAGACCGGCGACCCCCGCGAGGCCGACACCCACATCGGCCCGCTGATCAACTCCTTCCAGGCCGACGCCCTGACCGCGCTCGTGGACCGCGCCGTCGAATCGGGCGCCCGGGCGCTCGTCCGCGGGTCTACGCGCGGCAACCTCGTGGAACCGACCGTCCTGGCCGGACTCCCCGAGGACTCCCCCCTGCTGGGCCAGGAGATCTTCGGCCCCGTGGCCCTGCTGGTGGTCTTCGACGGCGAGGAGGAGGCCGTGCGCATGACCAACGCCACCCCCTACGGGCTGAGCGGGGCCGTGCACACGCGGGACGTCGAGCGCGGCGTCCGCTTCGCGCAGCGCATCGAGACCGGAATGATCCACGTCAACGACTCCACCATCGGCGACGAGCCGCTGACCGCCTTCGGCGGCGAGAAGGCCTCGGGCCTGGGCCGCCTCGGCGGCGAGGCCACGGTGGAGGCCTTCACCACCCAGAAGTGGATCTCGGTCCAGCACGGCCGGACGAACTTTCCGTTCTAG
- a CDS encoding DinB family protein: protein MAHPTEEIPGDERGTLLLFVENQREALRQAARGLTEEQAASRPTASELSLSGLVKHAAEVELNWLRMAQGKPNEHGRAPQDWHEGFRLTEDETTASALAFWDGVKEETDAFVASVPSLDDSFPLPPAPWFPDAEVSIRWMLLHLVREFARHAGHADIIRESLDGTKAMG from the coding sequence ATGGCTCACCCCACCGAAGAGATCCCCGGCGACGAGCGCGGCACGCTCCTCCTCTTCGTCGAGAACCAGCGCGAGGCGCTGCGGCAGGCGGCCCGCGGGCTGACGGAGGAGCAGGCCGCGAGCCGTCCCACCGCGAGCGAGCTGTCGTTGTCCGGGCTGGTCAAGCACGCGGCCGAGGTGGAACTGAACTGGCTGCGGATGGCCCAGGGCAAGCCGAACGAGCACGGGCGGGCCCCCCAGGACTGGCACGAGGGCTTCCGGCTGACCGAGGACGAGACCACCGCCTCGGCGCTCGCCTTCTGGGACGGGGTCAAGGAGGAGACGGACGCCTTCGTCGCGTCCGTGCCCAGCCTGGACGACTCGTTCCCGCTCCCGCCGGCGCCCTGGTTCCCCGACGCCGAGGTCTCGATCCGCTGGATGCTGCTGCACCTGGTGCGCGAGTTCGCCCGGCACGCGGGCCACGCGGACATCATCCGGGAGTCCCTGGACGGCACGAAGGCGATGGGCTAG
- a CDS encoding MerR family transcriptional regulator: MGYSVGQVAGFAGVTVRTLHHYDEIGLLSPSGRSGAGHRRYDDADLDRLQRILFYRELGFPLEEVAVLLDDPESDPREHLRRQHALLTERIARLQQMAKAVEHAMEAKKMGINLTPEERFEVFGDKDPEQYREEAEQRWGHTDSYAESQRRAASYTKADWQRMQDEVADWSARYAALMESGEPSEGGAAMDMAEEHRLHITRWFYDCPYEMHTCLGDMYVSDERFKAFYDGMRPGLAEHLRDAITANAVRRV, encoded by the coding sequence ATGGGCTACTCCGTGGGCCAGGTCGCCGGTTTCGCCGGGGTGACGGTGCGCACCCTGCACCACTACGACGAGATCGGTCTGCTCTCCCCGAGCGGGCGCAGCGGGGCGGGGCACCGGCGGTACGACGACGCCGACCTCGACCGGCTGCAGCGGATCCTGTTCTACCGGGAGCTCGGCTTCCCGCTCGAAGAGGTCGCGGTCCTGCTGGACGATCCGGAATCGGACCCGAGGGAGCACCTGCGCCGGCAGCACGCCCTCCTGACCGAACGGATCGCCCGGCTCCAGCAGATGGCCAAGGCCGTTGAGCACGCCATGGAGGCGAAGAAGATGGGCATCAACCTCACGCCCGAGGAGAGGTTCGAGGTCTTCGGGGACAAGGACCCCGAGCAGTACCGGGAAGAGGCCGAGCAGCGCTGGGGCCACACCGACTCCTACGCCGAGTCGCAGCGCCGGGCCGCCTCGTACACCAAGGCCGACTGGCAGCGGATGCAGGACGAGGTCGCCGACTGGAGCGCCCGGTACGCCGCGCTGATGGAGTCCGGTGAGCCGTCCGAGGGCGGGGCCGCGATGGACATGGCCGAGGAGCACCGCCTGCACATCACGCGGTGGTTCTACGACTGCCCGTACGAGATGCACACCTGCCTCGGCGACATGTACGTCTCGGACGAGCGCTTCAAGGCCTTCTACGACGGGATGCGGCCGGGCCTCGCGGAGCACCTGAGGGACGCGATCACGGCCAACGCCGTGCGCAGGGTGTAA